The following are from one region of the Plasmodium gaboni strain SY75 chromosome 12, whole genome shotgun sequence genome:
- a CDS encoding myosin light chain 1, which yields MKQECNVCYFNLPDPESTLGPYDNELSYFTWGPGFEYEPEPQRKPLSVEESFESSEESEESVVDIEQLEEKVDESDVKIYFNEKSSGGKISIDNASYNARKLGLAPSSVDEKKIKELYGDNLTYEQYLEYLSICVHDKDNVEELIKMFAHFDNNCTGYLTKSQMKNILTTWGDALTDQEATDALNAFSSEDNIDYKLFCEDILQ from the coding sequence ATGAAACAAGAATGCAATGTGTGTTATTTTAACTTGCCTGACCCAGAGTCCACCTTAGGTCCATATGATAATGAATTAAGTTACTTCACTTGGGGACCAGGATTTGAATATGAGCCTGAACCACAAAGAAAGCCATTGTCAGTAGAAGAAAGTTTTGAAAGCTCCGAAGAATCTGAAGAATCAGTTGTTGACATAGAACAACTTGAAGAAAAAGTAGATGAAAGTGATgtgaaaatatattttaatgaaaaaagtAGTGGTGGAAAAATAAGTATAGATAATGCATCTTATAATGCACGAAAATTAGGTTTAGCTCCATCAAGTGTTGATGAGAAGAAAattaaagaattatatgGAGACAACTTAACATATGAACAATATTTAGAATATTTGTCTATATGTGTACATGATAAAGATAATGTAGAAGAACTTATTAAAATGTTTGCACACtttgataataattgtaCTGGTTACTTAACTAAGAGccaaatgaaaaatattcttaCAACATGGGGTGATGCATTAACTGATCAAGAAGCCACTGATGCTCTTAATGCCTTTTCATCAGAAGATAACATTGATTACAAATTATTCTGTGAAGATATTttacaataa
- a CDS encoding hypothetical protein (conserved Plasmodium protein, unknown function), with product MLKVHIIKKWKGFIKCQPFSSVICEQKGKDYVGSSFEKNKDKFKKNTKFKEDLYKYHYEEYIDCVNSRPSLYLKDEENYEHDNEDNVQTSNNNNNNNNNKKKKNTYDKRLKRNIPFIYSNEIQNLEELKKNPFILVNVKNMKNESFGIATFNPYSLISARIISNNTLFSININFFIEKIKNSLHWRYKLMTNQEEQENDIHNSSHHINNEKKNELNNFHEEQNKINNSKKENNLHTYTYDALNPKLCYRLINSEGDNIPGLIIDRYDDFISIQHITLGCEMLAYNINHAILELLNPKAIIFRNDIKDRLNEKLEIYKKVVFGKVPEQVRLIENKCFFLIDLINSPNTGWFFNRKELRKLVCNYANQKQVLDLFSYVGSFGIQCSKIGNAKYVVCVEKDSYFVELAIKSANMNNLKYNVKMNSSQKHHTNKQDISNLENNNSIDNTNCNISFLCQDALEFLKNCKQLFDIIILDPPNLIPKSKFLESGTKRYIDLIRLAQNCVTPSGLILITFTTKLCSYQDYINIINMSFSETNKNVKIVGQGRGSPDHPIHLSLYVYADFYWFLIQLDY from the coding sequence ATGCTAAAAGTACAtatcattaaaaaatggaaaGGATTCATAAAATGTCAACCTTTTTCAAGTGTCATATGTGAACAGAAAGGAAAAGATTATGTAGGTTCCTCCTTTGAAAAGAATAAAgataaatttaaaaaaaacacaaaatttaaagaagatctatataaatatcactatgaagaatatataGACTGTGTAAATAGTAGGCCTAGTTTATATTTGaaagatgaagaaaattatGAACATGACAATGAAGATAACGTACAAActtctaataataataataataataataataataaaaaaaaaaaaaacacataTGACAAAAgattaaaaagaaatattccatttatatatagtaatgaaatacaaaatttagaagaattaaaaaaaaatccTTTCATCTTAGttaatgtaaaaaatatgaaaaatgaATCCTTTGGAATAGCAACATTTAATCCTTATTCTTTAATCAGTGCAAGGATTATTAGTAACAATACTCTTTTTtcaataaatattaatttttttattgaaaaaattaaaaattcTTTACATTGGAGATATAAATTAATGACAAATCAAGAAGAAcaagaaaatgatatacATAATTCCTCTcatcatattaataatgaaaaaaaaaatgaattaaataattttcatgaggaacaaaataaaataaataattcaaaaaaagaaaataatttacatACATACACATATGATGCACTTAATCCTAAACTTTGTTATAGATTAATTAATTCAGAGGGTGATAATATTCCAGGTCTTATTATAGACAGATATGATGATTTTATTTCCATACAACATATAACCTTAGGATGTGAAATGCTTGCCTATAATATTAATCATGCTATTCTAGAACTACTAAATCCAAAAGCCATCATTTTTAGAAATGATATTAAAGATAGATTAAACGAAAAATTagaaatttataaaaaagtaGTTTTTGGAAAAGTACCTGAACAAGTCAGGttaatagaaaataaatgtttttttttaattgatttaataaattcTCCAAATACAGGTTGGTTTTTTAATAGAAAAGAATTGAGAAAACTTGTGTGTAATTATGCAAATCAAAAACAAGTTCTTGATCTCTTTTCATATGTGGGTTCCTTTGGTATTCAATGTTCAAAAATTGGAAATGCCAAATATGTTGTCTGTGTTGAAAAAGATAGCTATTTTGTTGAGCTAGCCATAAAATCAGCCAATATGAAcaatttaaaatataatgttaAAATGAATAGTTCACAAAAACATCATACTAATAAACAGGATATATCCAATCtggaaaataataatagtataGATAACACAAATTgtaatatatcatttttatgtCAGGATGCTTTAGaatttttgaaaaattGTAAACaattatttgatataataatattagaCCCACCTAATTTAATACCTAAATCAAAATTTCTTGAATCTGGAACCAAACGATATATCGATTTAATTCGTTTAGCTCAAAATTGTGTGACTCCTAGTGGACTCATATTAATAACCTTTACAACAAAATTATGTTCTTATCAAgattatattaatataattaatatgtCATTTTCTGAAactaataaaaatgtaaaaattGTAGGACAAGGTAGAGGATCCCCCGATCACCCTATTCATTTGTCCCTATATGTATATGCAGATTTTTATTGGTTTCTTATTCAATTAgattattaa
- a CDS encoding putative pre-mRNA-splicing factor, whose protein sequence is MEEYLRKKYMKNNLKKGKEKKKGNIKIYDCEEEDINEEDIYRNKKKKHMDQNDQIYYREEFDNYVESDENISDVPITITDTNTMNVIEISNENKKKILDSLQSGRLIQTSSNNKKRKKSKKKESDSDMSVCRNKKNNKSDSDMSICRNKKNNKSDSDMSICRNKKNNKNSDSDISICRNKKNNKNSDSDISICRNNKNEKKNYSPSLSHTVSSISENKNSDSKFRHAPSKKHKSKSRKEKYYSDEDEDKISSYSQDDESKKNQKTIYRDKSGKIISREKWIEEQKNEMKYKDGKYKDKRKKIEEEKKKKLEWDSGLVQKDMRQKIIEENEKLIKKKNIINYDFDSDYDIELKMKKRKDDPMNIYIEEKEEKNQENKKLTCRYQSPYNRFNIQAGYRWDGVIRGNGFEERRLEAQKMKEQQNKLTYINNTADL, encoded by the coding sequence atggaagaatatttaagaaagaaatatatgaaaaataatttgaaaaaaggcaaagaaaagaaaaaaggaaatataaaaatttatgattgtgaagaagaagatataaatgaagaggatatatatagaaataaaaaaaaaaaacatatgGATCAAAATgatcaaatatattatagaGAAGAATTTGATAATTATGTCGAATctgatgaaaatatttcaGATGTCCCAATAACCATTACAGACACAAATACTATGAATGTTATAGAGATATctaatgaaaataaaaaaaaaattttagATTCTTTACAAAGTGGTCGTCTAATACAAACGTCaagtaataataagaaaagaaaaaaaagtaaGAAAAAGGAAAGCGATTCGGACATGTCCGTTTgtagaaataaaaaaaataataaaagtgaTTCGGACATGTCCATTTGtagaaataaaaagaataataaaagtgaTTCTGATATGTCCATTTgtagaaataaaaaaaataataaaaacagCGATTCGGACATATCCATTTGTaggaataaaaaaaataataaaaacagCGATTCGGATATATCCATTTgtagaaataataaaaatgaaaagaaaaattattcacCTTCTTTATCACATACAGTTTCCAGTATAAgtgaaaataaaaattcaGATTCAAAATTTAGACACGCACCTTcaaaaaaacataaatcAAAGTCACgtaaagaaaaatattatagtGATGAAGATGAAGATAAAATATCTTCTTATTCTCAAGATGATGAAAGCAAGAAAAATCAAAAAACTATTTATAGAGATAAAAGCGgtaaaataatatcaaGAGAAAAATGGATtgaagaacaaaaaaatgaaatgaaatataaagatggaaaatataaagataaaagaaaaaaaatagaagaagaaaaaaaaaaaaaattagaatGGGATAGTGGATTAGTACAAAAAGATATGAGACAAAAAATTATcgaagaaaatgaaaaattaattaaaaagaaaaatattatcaattATGATTTTGATTCTGATTATGATAtagaattaaaaatgaaaaaaagaaaagatgatccaatgaatatatatatagaagaaaaagaagaaaaaaatcaagaaaacaaaaaacTTACTTGTCGTTATCAATCACCATATAATCGTTTTAATATTCAAGCTGGTTATAGATGGGATGGTGTTATAAGAGGTAATGGATTTGAAGAAAGAAGATTAGAAGCAcaaaaaatgaaagaacaacaaaataaattgacctatataaataatacagcagatttatga
- a CDS encoding hypothetical protein (conserved Plasmodium protein, unknown function), with the protein MNILYKKLFANITSKRFLLFNNVILKKREGYLSHKRNLFFFKNDKNDIIKNEIEEILKRNGNDISSLYEKNKNDKYSEQKNKEDEKFIYKKGKFKRLLIFIGFQSIPIIALMYLFKYIEEVKLNELNFKFDSSEDIINEAIKLINGSSLCFCLYFDKNVINTVYIEPLNPENAEINYELNNKQIASSSFSNSGFEIKKNEKIMNESGSQMIKKNNEEIKNMNRSGQINNNEYEKNKNLLNDTNNEEENSINNNNNNNNNNNNSNIGDTSSSNSIKNLLYSLNKPLMQEIMCSKGSMEVPLNYMYFCISKNTDIYDYIKNKNKDISLLYSDEKKNVYATLTGNASIIENEDIKNIIWTDKWRYLISGDYKDNYILIKFTPSTVLLKTIGLKNEHWKSNIVRRSIIDDKISWVKI; encoded by the coding sequence atgaatatattatacaaaaaattatttgcTAATATAACGAGTAAAAGATTTCTTCTATTTAATAATgtaattttaaaaaaaagagaagGCTATCTATCACACAAAAggaatttatttttttttaaaaatgataagAATGATATCATAAAGAATGAAATTGAAgaaattttaaaaagaaacGGAAATGATATCTCTAGCTTATAcgaaaaaaataaaaatgataaatatagTGAACAGAAAAATAAGGAAGAtgaaaaatttatatataaaaagggaaaatttaaaagattattaatatttattgGTTTTCAAAGTATACCTATTATTGCCttaatgtatttatttaaatatatagaagAAGTAAAACTAAACGAACTTAACTTTAAATTTGATTCTTCTGAAGATATAATTAATGAAGCcattaaattaattaatgGATCATCCTTATGTTTTTGcttatattttgataaaaatgtaataaataCTGTTTATATCGAACCACTAAATCCTGAAAATGCAGAAATTAATTATGAATtgaataataaacaaatagCTAGCTCTTCATTTTCAAATTCAGGGtttgaaataaaaaaaaatgaaaaaattatgaacGAGTCAGGTAGCcaaatgataaaaaagaataatgaagaaataaaaaatatgaacagGTCAGGtcaaattaataataatgagtatgaaaaaaataaaaaccTATTGAACGATACaaataatgaagaagaaaatagtataaataataacaacaacaacaataataataataataatagtaatattGGTGATACCAGTTCAAGTAATAGTATAAAGAATTTATTATACTCTTTGAATAAACCGTTAATGCAAGAAATTATGTGTAGTAAAGGTTCAATGGAAGTACcattaaattatatgtatttttgTATTAGCAAAAATACggatatatatgattatataaaaaataaaaataaagacattagtttattatattctgatgagaaaaaaaatgtatatgCTACGTTAACAGGGAATGCTTCTATAatagaaaatgaagatataaaaaatattatatggaCAGATAAATGGAGATATTTGATATCTGGTGATTATAAggataattatatattaataaagtTCACACCATCTACTGTATTACTTAAAACTATAGgattaaaaaatgaacacTGGAAGAGTAATATTGTTAGGAGATCCATAATAGATGATAAAATTTCTTGGGTCAAAATTTga
- a CDS encoding signal recognition particle receptor, beta subunit, protein MDILNKIIKDIIYKIKIYHVKYGIDLNDFHNLLFVITLLFGFVFLLYLLLILFNIFFKKSKTNNVVLLLGPCDSGKTTFLFKLKTDKLCRTVPSMKENIAFVFLKNKKKQKCIRFVDFPGHPKLSYSLNKYFNITNVIVYMIDSSDRQSLKFVAEKLFELFTNKVIVKKKIPFIIVCNKTDLCNSRPKQVIKEDLEREIEILKMSKYNNLDDDCIDETECFLGTNSEFFRFEKAPCHIELCSASVKNNNVDEVIEFIEKHY, encoded by the exons atggatatattaaataaaataataaaggatataatatataagataaaaatatatcatgTAAAATATGGAATAGATTTGAACGATTTTCACAACTTGTTATTTGTCATCACACTATTATTTGGTTTTgtatttttgttatatcttttattaatattgttcaatatattttttaagaaatCCAAAACAAATAATGTCGTATTATTATTAGGACCATGTGATAGTGGGAAGACcacttttttatttaaattaaaaactGATAAATTGTGTAGAACGGTCCCCTCGatgaaagaaaatattgcatttgtatttttaaaaaataagaagAAACAAAAGTGTATACGTTTTGTTGATTTCCCAGGACATCCTAAACTTTCATATTCActtaataaatattttaatataacaaatgTTATCGTTTATATGATAGACAGTTCAGATAGGCAATCTCTTAAATTTGTCGCAGA aaAATTATTTGAGCTGTTTACTAACAAAGTAATTGTGAAGAAAAAGATCCCCTTCATTATTGTTTGCAATAAAACTGACTTGTGTAATTCAAGACCAAAGCAAGTTATAAAAGAAGACTTGGAAAGGgaaat tgaaattttaaaaatgtcaaaatataataaccTTGATGACGATTGTATTGACGAAACTGAATGTTTCCTTGGAACAAACTCAGAATTTTTTAGATTTGAAAAAGCTCCTTGCCACATT GAATTGTGTAGTGCTTCTGTGaagaataataatgtaGACGAAGTAATAGAATTTATAGAAAaacattattaa
- a CDS encoding RAC-beta serine/threonine protein kinase, with the protein MNHINFFKYFSERNREKNNIPSYTSNTLQQQKKKDFKKYFNFLIIKKNKSKINKSKNYEENEENEENDENDEKNLHKNKMNVTIEEDNLKYDSDECKENNVYINTNTNVNNKKYSNKTTHMNSVNTLQNISSNNDNNSNKKKKKKSFSVEGTKLLKIKEYKKGKFFKIHFFLNRKNKYNEKREDPYKNINVNTDIILEQNIINYNKYDSQNSFESVESNNINNNTHFKKHKKIINFKKKYNNIHGDLYKKNNYTNVFLCKKSFSDEENKKKKKIINNNSPCKYQKQNYDSKSKQGIYKANYRNFRDSSIEKMDLYNMHNKRNDVIFQGKVALNALNKIMFEEKREKTFYKDNMANCALNNIDYKIRMKNEYLYKHDEKEEIRKKRLRNSISLSYERKKRIRPESFNYLKVIGEGSYGKVMLVKHLQNKKLYAMKILRKENILSKNQIEHTKVERNVLKCVSHPFIVKMYYAFQTTQKLYFILEYCPGGELFFHLSKLREFSEETAKFYSSEIILALEYLHELNIIYRDLKPENVLLDELGHIRLTDFGLSKEGITETNLTKSLCGTPEYLAPEIIEQTGHGKAVDWWSLGIMLYEMLTGELPFNNSNRNILFESIKYEKLTYPKNLSPKAVDLLKKLFEKNPKKRLGSGSTDAQEIKKHPFFKNVNWDDVLYKKVKPPFKPKLFNQLDLQNFDKEFLNMPLKYSDQHENSNLTYEDPKNFIIQDFNYNYYE; encoded by the exons atgaatcatataaactttttcaaatatttttccGAACGAAATCGagagaaaaataatatccCGTCCTATACGTCCAACACCTTACAAcaacagaaaaaaaaagactttaaaaaatatttcaactttttaataataaaaaagaataaatccaaaattaataaaagCAAAAATTATGAggaaaatgaagaaaatgaagaaaatgacgaaaatgatgaaaaaaatttgcATAAGAATAAAATGAATGTTACTATTGAGGaagataatttaaaatatgattCTGATGAGTGTAAAGAAAATAAcgtatatataaatacaaatacaaatgtgaataataaaaaatatagtaACAAGACTACACATATGAATAGTGTTAATACCCtacaaaatatttcatcaaataatgataataatagtaacaaaaaaaaaaaaaaaaaaagttttaGTGTTGAAGGtacaaaattattaaagatcaaagaatataaaaaagggaaattttttaaaatacatttttttttaaatagaaaaaataaatataatgaaaaaagagaagatccatataaaaatattaatgttaatacagatattattttggaacaaaatataataaattataataaatatgattCTCAAAATTCATTCGAATCAGTTGAAAGtaacaatattaataacaacacacattttaaaaaacataaaaaaataattaattttaaaaaaaaatataataacattcatggagatttatataaaaaaaataattatactAATGTATTCTTATGTAAAAAAAGTTTTTctgatgaagaaaataaaaaaaaaaaaaaaatcataaataataattcaccttgtaaatatcaaaaacaaaattatgATAGTAAATCTAAACaaggaatatataaagcAAACTATCGTAACTTCAGAGATAGTTCAATTGAAAAGATGGATCTATACAACATGCACAATAAAAG AAATGATGTTATTTTTCAAGGGAAGGTAGCTTTGAATGCACTGAACAAAATCATGTTTGAAGAAAAGAGAGAAAAGACCTTTTATAAAGACAATATGGCTAACTGTGCACTCAATAATATAGATTATAAAATTAGAATGAAAAATGAATATCTATATAAACATgatgaaaaagaagaaatacGCAAAAAGAGACTACGTAACTCTATATCCTTATCATATGAAAGGAAAAAAAGGATAAGACCTGAAAGTTTTAACTACCTTAAGGTAATTGGAGAAGGTTCATATGGAAAGGTTATGCTAGTGAAACATcttcaaaataaaaaattatatgctatgaaaatattaagaaaagaaaatattttatcaaaaaatCAAATAGAACATACTAAAGTAGAAAGAAATGTATTGAAATGTGTTTCTCATCCTTTCATTgtaaaaatgtattatgCTTTTCAAACTACgcaaaaattatattttatattgGAATATTGTCCTGGTGGTGAACTATTTTTTCACTTATCTAAATTAAGAGAGTTTTCTGAAGAAACAGCCAAATTTTATTCTTCTGAAATTATATTAGCACTTGAATATTTACatgaattaaatattatttatagaGACCTAAAACCAgaaaatgttttattagATGAATTAGGACATATAAGATTAACAGACTTTGGATTATCAAAGGAAGGTATTACAGAAACAAATTTAACCAAATCATTATGTGGTACTCCAGAATATTTAGCTCCAGAAATTATTGAACAAACTGGACATGGAAAAGCAGTTGACTGGTGGAGCCTAGGTATTATGTTATATGAAATGTTAACAGGAGAATTACCTTTTAATAACTCTAAcagaaatattttattcgaaagtattaaatatgaaaaattaacTTATCCAAAAAATTTATCTCCAAAAGCTGTTGACctattaaaaaaattatttgaaaaaaatcCAAAGAAAAGATTAGGCTCAGGATCTACTGATGCAcaagaaattaaaaaacatcccttttttaaaaatgttaatTGGGATGATGtcttatataaaaaggTCAAACCTCCCTTTAAACCAAAATTATTCAATCAATTAGATTTGCAAAATTTTGACAAAGAATTCTTAAATATGcctttaaaatattcagATCAACATGAAAATAGTAACCTTACATATGAAGATCCaaaaaattttatcattCAGGATTTTAATtacaattattatgaatag
- a CDS encoding putative DNA replication origin binding protein, translating to MNEKNNQNSDKFIKNNNSNKEKAKKLFMQALNHESDENFLKATKFYQEAVKLYPNILNTYIKDNQETCSDKIDERAEVEQPEENSYLINILSKNFYTIIKFLDFYSMHRFFFLCKSISSSISLENEYKRLCYINLINCKEKFKLYGNSYKRLLLEYPRLRFDGVYISCVTYIRSLKDIGNIHLDPKDRDRVIYNPCVVTYFRYLLFLNESNKVLIARSELNKKDVIEAFRITYRKVQNWDLSLKCDELIKHLIKFHYECENSLVKMIRIGEYSYNPNEKIIEIQYPELLNDPFKYKNIIKLHLQNYLSGNNNMLKWVSFKIVSKIKRDYSEDTLNIKNKQYRSFYFFNLKFLSHLFITKLSAN from the exons atgaatgaaaagaataatCAAAATAGTGATAagtttataaaaaataataattcaaacAAAGAAAAAGCGAAAAAATTGTTTATGCAAGCATTAAATCATGAAAGTgatgaaaattttttaaaagcAACAAAATTTTATCAAGAAGCTGTTAAATTATATCcaaatatattgaatacatatataaaagataatcAGGAAACATG TTCTGATAAAATTGATGAACGTGCCGAAGTGGAACAGCCCGAAGAAAACAGTTActtaataaatatactgtccaaaaatttttatacaattattaaatttttagACTTTTATTCCATGCATAG ATTTTTCTTCTTATGTAAAAGCATTTCATCTTCAATATCTCTTGAAAATGAATACAAACGattatgttatataaatttaataaattgTAAAGAAAAGTTTAAACTATATGGAAACTCATACAAAAG GTTATTGTTAGAATATCCACGCTTACGTTTTGACGGTGTTTATATCAGTTGTGTTACTTATATTCGAT CTTTAAAGGACATAGGAAATATCCATTTAGATCCAAAAGATAGGGATCGAGTTATTTATAACCCATGTGTTGTTACCTACTTTCGATATTTACTATTTTTGAATGAATCAAATAAGGTTCTTATAGCAAGGTCAGAATTAAATAAGAAGGATGTGATAGAAGCTTTTCGAATAACATATAGAAAAGTTCAGAATTGGGATTTATCATTAAAGTGTGATGAACTGATAAAAcatttaattaaatttcATTATGAGTGTGAAAATAGTTTAGTTAAGATGATAAGAATAGGAGAATATAGTTATAATCCcaatgaaaaaattatcgAAATACAATATCctgaattattaaatgacccttttaaatataaaaatattattaaattacatctacaaaattatttgagtggcaataataatatgttgAAATGGGtatcttttaaaattgTGTCCAAAATTAAAAGGGATTACTCAGAAGATACTTtgaatattaaaaataagCAGTACAG gtcattttatttttttaacttaaaatttttatctCATTTATTCATAACAAAATTGTCAGCAAATTAA